GTCACATTCCATATAAAGCCCGGTCGGCTTGTGAACGGCAATGTTGCCGAAATAGAGTTCAATAAGCAAAAAATACAAAATAGTAATTCAAATAACTCCGCTCTTACCTAGTGCAAATAATGTGCCGCTCTCATTGTGAATTTGATTTGATCTTTATGCAATTCGGAGCATTTTGGGGATACTTTTCGCGAACCCGGATCGGTTCGAACTATTAGTTCTGATAGATCGTGAATTTTTTCACAGTCGACTGTGGAACTTTCATCGCCTACGACCGATTGCCTCCGACAATTGATCCACGGTTCTACCGACTTGACCACCGGAGATCGGTCATTTCAACACTCGTTTTCGATTCCGCATGGGCATCAAACTTGCGTCATCAATTGTGGCAACGAACAAGCCGGCTCGATCGTATGGAAATGTCTCCGCACGATCATGGCTGTTCGACCGAATGAATGAAAAGGAGGTCCTATAATGAGACTTAATAGATTCACAACGATAGCCGCGATCCTCGCCATGATATTTGGCATAGCCATATCTGGTTACGGGCAAGGAAAAGGGAAACCAGCGGCCGGCAAGGGTGACGTAACCCAGCAACAGGACCGTGACAAAACGCAGGACAGAGATCAAACACCGGACAGAGACCGGGACCGCGATCAGGATCGTGACCGGGACCGGGACTATGTCCAGTTAAGCGACGTTCAGCGCGATCAACTACGGCAGCGTACCGAAGCTACAGAGCAGATCCATCAGAAATTGCGGACAATGACCCGGGAATACAACAACGCCAATTTTGGCTTGACCGAGGGCAAGCAGAATTACGAGAGAGTCCGTGAGCAGATCCGAAATATGGAACAGGAACATGAGCGATTTCGACTTGCTCTTAACGAAGATCAAAGACGTGGATTCGAGCATCGTTTCAACCATATGAATGAGTATCGCGAGCGCGTTAACAATCGCCTCCAACTCATGGAACAGGAAATGGATCAAGGAAAATTCGATCGAATTCACCAACGCAATTGGGTACGCGAAATTGAAAAGGTCACTAATAAGTGGCAGGAGCAGTATCGAAAGATGGAACAATCCGTACGTGTCACGTAGTCATTTAATAGATGACGGAGAGGTCATTCGGGCCGGAACAAATTTCCGTACAATCATGGCATCTCCGTTATATCAGATCGGAGCTTTTCGACCACCGAAAAGCTCCGACAATCGCAACCGGCTGCAGCCACAACCCTCTACAAAGTAAGGATTAATGAAATGAACACTCATACTGTTCAGATTCGTCGATGGGCCGGCACGTTATTTTGATCGGTGTATTCTTGTTGTTGCTTGATCACGCGACTTTCAGTCACGACACATCCTAGAATCCAAACATGCCGTTGTCTATGTTGTTGACGGCAGTTCCGACAATTGGGCGTACCCGTGGCAAAGGCAACCATCAGATAGATTGATTTTCTAAGGGTCGTCGCTACTCCGCAACTATTCGACATTATTGGTCCTATCCAATTTGCCTACGACACAATATTTACTACGGCCACAACGTTTAGTTAGTCGATCGGTGCGGATCACTTCGGATTTTTCTGTACCATCAGCCAACGATCGACAAAATTGGTCTATCCGACTGGACGCCGTGCCCAATGTTTACTTTAAGCCGTTTGTCATTTGGTTTAACCCGTTGATCTTCGGGATGTGCAAATCAAGAAGTCATCCGAGCCAATGCGCTATACTGTTCAAGATCAACTAACCATAGGAGCTAACTGAATGGATGGATTTCTCAACCGGTACGCAAGCTACGTGTACGCAATTTTAAGGATAGTTACCGGATTTTTGTTCATGCTGCACGGAACTCAAAAGTTGTTCGGATATCCGCCGTCAGCGTCGGGCGGCGGCGAATTCACAAATCTCATGGCGGTTGGCGGTGCGATCGAGTTGATCGGCGGCCTTTTGATAATGATCGGCCTGTTCACTGGGATCGCAGCATTCATTTCGAGCGGGACGATGGCTGTCGCGTATTTTATGTTTCATTCAAGCCTGCAAGCGCTCCTTCCGATCGTGAACAAAGGAGAACTTGCGGTCGTCTATTGTTTTCTATTTCTTTACATTGCTGCACGCGGTTCCGGCGTTTGGAGCGTCGATTCGATATTCCGAGGCTCCGGTAGTTCGAGCGGCGTCTGATTTCAGCCAACTAAACACAACACATTACATCTAATTGACTGAGGTAAATATGGAAGATTTTACTAGTACTTACGGAAATTCAGTTGCAGAAGCCGCCCCGGCGGATCGAGCTGCA
The sequence above is a segment of the Acidobacteriota bacterium genome. Coding sequences within it:
- a CDS encoding DoxX family protein, with amino-acid sequence MDGFLNRYASYVYAILRIVTGFLFMLHGTQKLFGYPPSASGGGEFTNLMAVGGAIELIGGLLIMIGLFTGIAAFISSGTMAVAYFMFHSSLQALLPIVNKGELAVVYCFLFLYIAARGSGVWSVDSIFRGSGSSSGV